From a region of the Planctomycetota bacterium genome:
- a CDS encoding isochorismatase family cysteine hydrolase — MTAHRRFAKSVAFFDVDTQRDFMVPRGALYVPGARMVSKNIRRLVAYAAARGLRLFASTDAHVPGDSEMRRFPPHCMLGTAGQSKIAGTLLPDHAVVPFGPRLAPAAIARALEHQQIVIQKQSYDVFDNPSTVPLLRAAGVRRFVVFGVATDYCVRA, encoded by the coding sequence ATGACCGCACATCGGCGCTTTGCCAAGTCCGTTGCATTCTTCGACGTGGATACCCAGCGCGACTTCATGGTGCCCAGGGGCGCCCTCTACGTGCCAGGCGCCAGGATGGTATCGAAGAACATCCGCCGCCTGGTGGCCTACGCCGCTGCCAGGGGGCTCCGACTGTTCGCGTCCACCGACGCCCACGTGCCGGGCGACTCCGAGATGCGGCGCTTTCCCCCGCATTGCATGCTGGGCACCGCGGGCCAAAGCAAGATCGCCGGCACACTGCTCCCCGATCACGCCGTCGTGCCCTTCGGCCCACGGTTGGCCCCTGCGGCCATTGCCAGGGCGCTGGAGCACCAGCAGATCGTGATTCAGAAGCAATCGTATGATGTCTTCGACAACCCGTCTACGGTTCCCCTCCTGCGCGCAGCGGGTGTCAGGCGGTTCGTTGTCTTTGGTGTGGCCACGGATTACTGCGTCCGGGCTG
- a CDS encoding radical SAM protein, with amino-acid sequence MYPIDPPAIYIHDSVMADERHRARVDGVARALKRPVEPIVFSDADLPRLVGEGGLLKNRVPMGTLTEVRDPILLFHTFRFDSRYEERLEALKAAGADPSWHARPLLGYGAFNWANYNLKGDPARRDKVCRPCWRIHLQNGCVHQCRYCPFGGLLVAMVNVEDYCRHLARLIKRHPWQTTYLLDDDGDPPCLEPELGTLGPLMEFFGRKKGRYLVIHTKTWNTEWMRRVDHGGGTIIVWSVSGATQSRLIEPKTGTTEQRIEAARVAQDAGIQIRYKFKPIIPVRGWREDAAQAVRLVFEKTNPDVISLCCFMWMDIEEMTRRLGEDLLDPEFVQAARDAREETKDTRTQPFPLARRAEIYDHYLGEIRKWNREIPVSLSTENFEMWKLFGRRLGFTATNYVCGCGPESVPGAKRLDCHPFRVAVRNDQGIPDTY; translated from the coding sequence TTGTACCCTATTGACCCGCCGGCCATCTACATCCACGACAGCGTGATGGCCGACGAACGCCACCGCGCTCGCGTGGACGGGGTGGCTCGCGCGCTGAAAAGGCCCGTCGAGCCCATCGTCTTCAGCGATGCCGACCTGCCGCGCCTGGTGGGCGAGGGCGGCCTGCTGAAGAACCGCGTGCCGATGGGCACGCTGACCGAGGTGCGCGACCCCATTCTGCTCTTCCACACCTTCCGTTTCGACAGCCGCTACGAGGAACGCCTCGAGGCCCTCAAGGCCGCGGGCGCCGACCCCTCCTGGCACGCCCGCCCGCTGCTGGGCTACGGGGCGTTCAACTGGGCCAACTACAACCTCAAGGGCGACCCCGCCCGCCGCGACAAAGTGTGTCGCCCCTGCTGGCGCATCCACCTTCAGAATGGCTGTGTACACCAGTGCCGGTACTGCCCCTTCGGGGGGCTGCTGGTTGCGATGGTGAATGTCGAGGACTACTGCCGCCACCTCGCCCGCCTTATCAAGCGTCACCCGTGGCAGACCACGTACCTGCTCGACGACGATGGCGATCCGCCGTGTCTCGAGCCCGAGCTGGGCACCCTCGGCCCGCTGATGGAGTTCTTCGGGCGCAAGAAGGGCCGCTACCTGGTGATCCACACCAAGACGTGGAACACCGAGTGGATGCGGCGCGTGGACCACGGCGGCGGCACGATCATCGTCTGGAGCGTGAGCGGGGCGACCCAGAGCCGCCTCATCGAGCCGAAGACCGGGACCACGGAGCAACGCATCGAGGCCGCGCGCGTGGCGCAGGACGCGGGCATCCAGATTCGCTACAAGTTCAAGCCCATCATCCCCGTGAGAGGCTGGCGCGAGGATGCCGCTCAGGCCGTGCGTCTCGTCTTCGAAAAGACGAATCCCGATGTGATCAGCCTCTGCTGCTTCATGTGGATGGACATCGAGGAGATGACGCGGCGGCTGGGCGAGGACCTGCTCGACCCCGAGTTCGTCCAGGCCGCCCGCGACGCGCGCGAGGAGACGAAGGACACGCGGACGCAGCCCTTCCCTCTCGCCAGGCGGGCCGAGATCTACGACCACTACCTGGGCGAAATCCGCAAGTGGAACCGCGAAATCCCCGTCTCGCTGTCGACCGAGAACTTCGAGATGTGGAAGCTCTTCGGCAGGAGACTCGGCTTCACCGCGACCAACTACGTGTGCGGCTGCGGCCCCGAGAGCGTGCCGGGCGCCAAGAGACTCGACTGCCATCCCTTCAGGGTCGCCGTCCGCAATGACCAGGGAATTCCTGATACCTACTGA
- the tsaE gene encoding tRNA (adenosine(37)-N6)-threonylcarbamoyltransferase complex ATPase subunit type 1 TsaE: MTLTTNSRDDTVRLGRLLGALLGPGDVVALRGPLGAGKTTLTKGLAEGLGVPEPRQVTSPTFVLVHQYEGRLPVYHIDAYRLNGPADAEALGADEMFFGNGVTIVEWAERVAAALPNERLEIALEHSGEERRRVTIEPRGERFARLVARLTAQGVTAPPQESPAS, translated from the coding sequence GTGACTCTGACAACAAACTCCCGCGACGATACGGTGCGCCTCGGCCGCCTGCTGGGCGCGCTGCTGGGGCCGGGCGATGTGGTGGCCCTCCGCGGCCCGCTGGGCGCCGGGAAGACCACCCTGACCAAGGGGCTGGCCGAGGGCCTCGGGGTGCCCGAGCCGCGCCAGGTGACCAGTCCGACCTTCGTGCTCGTGCACCAGTACGAGGGCCGCCTCCCCGTCTACCACATTGACGCCTACCGCCTGAACGGGCCGGCCGACGCCGAGGCCCTGGGCGCCGACGAGATGTTCTTCGGCAACGGGGTGACGATTGTGGAGTGGGCGGAGCGGGTCGCCGCAGCTCTGCCGAACGAGCGCCTGGAGATCGCGCTGGAGCACTCGGGCGAGGAACGGCGGCGGGTGACGATCGAGCCGCGGGGGGAGCGCTTCGCCCGACTGGTCGCCCGGCTCACGGCCCAGGGCGTGACAGCGCCGCCGCAGGAATCTCCTGCTTCCTGA
- a CDS encoding nicotinate phosphoribosyltransferase: MQQTLVPLFPTAENVALATDLYELTMAAGYFHAKRTEWACFELFVRDLPPERSYLVAAGLEQAVHYLRHVRFTDAAIRWLRSLPVLKHVRPQFFDYLGRFRFRGDLDAVPEGTIVFAGEPLLRVTAPLIEAQVAETYLLTTINFQTLVATKAARIVGAARGRAVVDFGSRRAHGPQAGLLAARASYIGGCAGTSNALAGQQLGIPVFGTQAHSWVMAFDDEQEAFEAYLDVFPEHTTLLLDSYDTVEAARKAAALGSRVSGVRLDSGDLAALSRRVRRILDDAGMRRTRILASGDLNEHVIASLHRRRAAIDAFGVGTELATSRDAPALGGVYKLVEQQVGGRWVPRLKLSAGKETYPGRKQVYRVADGHGRFRRDVIALASEEQRGSALLVPVMRRGRLVGPLPALSDARSRAAEEIRRLPARFRRLEAPAHYPVQYSRRLRALRERTLKEIGHGRAGEKP, encoded by the coding sequence ATGCAGCAAACGCTGGTGCCCCTGTTTCCCACGGCTGAGAATGTCGCGCTGGCGACCGATCTGTACGAGCTGACGATGGCGGCGGGGTATTTCCATGCCAAGCGCACCGAGTGGGCGTGCTTCGAGCTGTTCGTGCGCGACCTGCCGCCCGAGCGCTCGTACCTGGTGGCCGCGGGGCTCGAGCAGGCGGTCCACTATCTCAGGCATGTGCGCTTCACAGATGCCGCCATCCGCTGGCTCCGCTCGCTGCCCGTTCTCAAGCATGTCCGTCCCCAGTTCTTCGACTATCTCGGGCGGTTCCGCTTCCGGGGAGACCTCGATGCGGTGCCGGAGGGAACGATCGTCTTCGCCGGCGAGCCGCTGTTGCGCGTAACCGCGCCGCTCATCGAGGCGCAAGTTGCCGAGACCTATCTCCTGACAACCATCAACTTCCAGACTCTCGTGGCGACGAAGGCCGCGCGCATCGTCGGCGCGGCGCGTGGGCGGGCCGTGGTGGACTTTGGCTCGCGGCGCGCGCACGGGCCCCAGGCCGGGCTGCTGGCAGCGCGAGCCTCTTACATCGGCGGGTGCGCGGGCACCTCAAACGCGCTGGCCGGGCAGCAGTTGGGCATCCCGGTGTTCGGCACGCAGGCCCACTCGTGGGTGATGGCGTTCGACGACGAGCAGGAGGCATTCGAGGCTTACCTCGATGTGTTCCCTGAGCACACGACGCTGCTGCTCGACAGCTACGACACCGTGGAGGCGGCACGGAAGGCCGCGGCCCTGGGCTCGCGGGTGTCCGGCGTGCGGCTCGACAGCGGGGATCTCGCCGCCCTGAGCCGGCGGGTGCGCCGCATCCTCGACGACGCCGGCATGCGGAGAACCCGCATCCTGGCCAGCGGCGATCTCAACGAGCACGTGATCGCCAGCCTCCACCGCCGGCGGGCCGCCATTGACGCCTTCGGTGTGGGCACCGAACTGGCGACATCGCGCGACGCCCCCGCCCTGGGCGGCGTTTACAAACTGGTCGAGCAGCAGGTGGGCGGCAGGTGGGTTCCCAGGCTCAAGCTCAGCGCAGGAAAGGAGACGTATCCCGGGCGGAAGCAGGTCTATCGCGTGGCGGACGGGCATGGGCGTTTCCGCCGCGATGTGATTGCCCTGGCGAGCGAGGAACAACGGGGCAGCGCCTTGCTCGTGCCTGTGATGCGGCGGGGCCGCCTGGTTGGCCCCCTTCCGGCGCTCAGCGACGCGCGCTCACGCGCGGCCGAGGAAATCAGGCGTCTTCCCGCCAGGTTCCGCAGGCTGGAGGCGCCGGCGCACTACCCCGTGCAGTACAGCCGGCGGCTCCGGGCGCTGAGGGAACGGACACTCAAGGAGATTGGGCATGGGAGGGCCGGAGAGAAGCCATGA
- a CDS encoding thiamine-phosphate kinase — translation MPEPSTRECDLIRWIRGQARTDGLVLVGIGDDAALVRTRDASTLITTDLVIEGVHFDRAVATPADAGWKALARNISDIAAMGGESTAAVVAAALPRGFARSDAEALVQGLLECANAFGIRLVGGDLAATPGPLVLAVTLLGDLRGRAPILRSGARPGDAILVTGTLGGSRLGKHLRFTPRQAAGLILASSYRPHAMIDISDGLARDLHHLLDESGVGATLWADRIPVSQDALRLAALYGRSPLDHALGDGEDYELLFAADPGTAERLLADQPLGVPVTQIGVITEAGAVLALPDGTERPLEPTGWEHIT, via the coding sequence ATGCCTGAGCCGAGTACTCGAGAGTGCGACCTGATTCGCTGGATCCGCGGCCAGGCCCGGACGGACGGCCTCGTGCTCGTCGGCATCGGCGACGATGCAGCCCTCGTGCGCACTCGCGACGCCTCCACCCTCATCACAACCGACCTCGTGATCGAGGGCGTCCATTTCGACCGCGCCGTGGCCACACCTGCCGACGCCGGCTGGAAGGCGCTGGCCCGCAACATCAGCGACATCGCGGCAATGGGCGGCGAGAGCACCGCCGCTGTCGTGGCGGCAGCGCTCCCGCGCGGCTTCGCGCGCTCGGATGCCGAGGCGCTCGTGCAGGGGCTGCTGGAGTGTGCGAACGCCTTCGGCATTCGTCTCGTCGGAGGCGACCTTGCTGCGACCCCAGGCCCCTTGGTCCTCGCCGTCACACTCCTCGGCGACCTGAGGGGCCGGGCCCCCATCCTGCGGAGCGGCGCGCGGCCCGGCGACGCGATCCTCGTCACCGGCACCCTCGGCGGCTCCCGTCTCGGCAAACACCTGCGCTTCACTCCGCGCCAGGCGGCGGGCCTCATCCTGGCCAGCAGCTACCGCCCGCACGCGATGATTGACATCAGCGACGGCCTGGCCCGCGACCTCCACCACCTCCTCGACGAGAGCGGCGTCGGCGCCACGCTCTGGGCCGACCGCATCCCGGTTTCCCAGGACGCCCTTCGCCTCGCGGCACTGTACGGCCGCTCCCCCCTCGACCACGCGCTCGGCGATGGGGAGGACTACGAGCTGCTTTTCGCTGCCGACCCAGGCACGGCCGAGCGGCTCCTGGCCGACCAGCCGCTCGGGGTGCCTGTAACCCAGATCGGCGTCATCACGGAGGCCGGGGCAGTTCTCGCTCTCCCAGACGGCACGGAACGCCCACTGGAACCGACAGGTTGGGAACACATTACGTGA
- the serA gene encoding phosphoglycerate dehydrogenase: protein MKVFIADTVAPEAIERLKAAGGIEVDYAPGLKGEDLKRHVAAADGLIVRSATKVTAELIAAAPRLRCVVRAGVGVDTVDVPAASRRGIIVMNTPGGNTLSTAEHTMALLLALSRNVYPACASLKAGQWDRKSFMGTQLAGKTIGVIGLGRIGIEVARRCAAFGMTVVGLDPYMTPERAKELQIRLAASLEEICAQADYLTVHVPMSDETRGLIGAAQIAKMKDCVRIINCARGGIVDEAALAAAIRAGKVAGAALDVYEQEPPTSRDLVDLPQVLCTPHLGASTEEAQVSVAIEAAEIIADALLRSRIRNAVNVPAIDPREAEALAPFVALARCLGAFHVQFLRRIPARVAIAYAGEAAKLQTRYLTAHLLSGLLESVLEDEVNVINAPYLAEERGIRVSQATSPHSKDFATLISVTSTTDGEEHEVAGTIVGRNEPRIVTIDGYRVEAITRGTLLILLADDKPGLIGNVGKVLGEKGINIAAMTFGRKTAGGEAITVLNIDGALDETTLRAVEATPHVRQAKIVTF from the coding sequence ATGAAGGTATTCATTGCGGACACGGTGGCCCCCGAGGCCATCGAGCGACTCAAGGCTGCCGGGGGCATCGAGGTGGACTATGCCCCCGGCCTGAAGGGCGAGGACCTCAAGCGCCACGTTGCCGCCGCCGACGGGCTGATCGTGCGGAGCGCCACCAAGGTCACGGCCGAACTGATCGCCGCGGCGCCGCGGCTGCGCTGCGTGGTGCGGGCCGGCGTGGGGGTGGACACGGTGGATGTGCCGGCGGCCTCGCGCCGCGGCATCATCGTGATGAACACGCCGGGCGGCAACACCCTCTCGACCGCCGAGCACACGATGGCCCTGCTGCTGGCCCTCTCGCGGAACGTCTACCCCGCGTGCGCCTCTCTGAAGGCCGGCCAGTGGGACCGCAAGAGCTTCATGGGCACGCAACTGGCAGGCAAGACCATCGGCGTCATCGGGCTCGGCCGCATCGGCATCGAGGTGGCCCGCCGCTGCGCCGCCTTCGGCATGACCGTGGTCGGCCTCGACCCGTACATGACGCCCGAGCGCGCGAAGGAACTCCAGATCCGCCTGGCCGCGAGCCTCGAAGAGATCTGCGCGCAGGCGGACTACCTGACGGTCCACGTGCCGATGAGCGACGAGACTCGCGGCCTGATCGGCGCCGCCCAGATCGCAAAGATGAAGGACTGCGTGCGCATCATCAACTGCGCCCGGGGCGGCATCGTGGACGAGGCGGCGCTCGCCGCGGCGATCCGCGCGGGCAAGGTCGCAGGCGCCGCGCTGGACGTCTACGAGCAGGAGCCGCCGACGAGCCGCGACCTGGTGGATCTGCCGCAGGTGCTCTGCACGCCTCACCTGGGCGCATCCACCGAGGAGGCGCAAGTGAGCGTGGCCATCGAGGCCGCCGAGATCATCGCCGACGCGCTCCTGCGCTCGCGCATCCGGAACGCCGTGAACGTGCCGGCCATTGACCCGCGGGAGGCCGAGGCCCTCGCCCCCTTCGTGGCGCTGGCGCGCTGTCTGGGCGCCTTCCACGTGCAATTCCTCCGCCGCATCCCGGCCCGCGTGGCGATTGCTTACGCGGGCGAGGCCGCTAAGCTACAGACCCGCTACCTCACCGCCCATCTCCTGAGCGGCCTGCTCGAGTCCGTGCTCGAAGACGAAGTGAACGTCATCAATGCGCCCTACCTCGCCGAGGAACGCGGCATCCGCGTATCGCAGGCCACGAGCCCGCATTCCAAAGACTTCGCCACGCTCATCTCCGTGACGAGCACCACGGATGGCGAGGAGCACGAAGTCGCCGGCACCATCGTGGGGCGCAACGAGCCGCGCATCGTGACGATTGACGGCTATCGCGTCGAGGCGATCACGCGCGGCACGCTCCTCATCCTGCTCGCCGATGATAAGCCCGGCCTGATTGGCAACGTGGGCAAGGTCCTCGGCGAGAAGGGGATCAACATCGCCGCCATGACCTTCGGCCGTAAGACCGCCGGCGGCGAGGCCATCACGGTGCTGAACATTGACGGGGCCCTGGATGAGACCACGCTGCGAGCCGTCGAGGCCACGCCCCACGTGCGACAGGCGAAGATCGTCACCTTCTGA
- a CDS encoding trypsin-like peptidase domain-containing protein, which yields MAASRTLLVLALAFAGAGCPAFRLQTPEALRRTPLVQAFDRCKDSVVKFTATRVEHTEKPAPDGKGSTRVHTTHTQWGSGCILHPAGYVLTNSHMLQFQGRRVALLYDGRTCGVELVADDPHNDLAVMKLASDRPLRPITLGDSSRALIGEPVFTIGNPFGISFTVAAGIISGLERSTNTEYAALNNMIQTDASINPGTSGGPLVNLAGEMIGLCTSNKKEAENIGFAISINKVRAAFADLIAAEGRYGFVLGLEVAHDGVARITHVAAGSPAEAAGLCVGDVVTGIGDAAIANNVDFHLALVGRKGGETLPLTIRRHGRRLQVAVTLRGVPARPADRAEGLVPGVVWRQYAGSWKTLPEFAKLTPAAVGTMPALGLGGFAGKENFALELTGYVQAPADGVYAFYLRSDDGSRLYIGEQLVVDHDGLHASSEKRGFVRLAAGKHPLRVQFFQGTGDAELKVSYEGPGIRKQEIPAAALSRPGP from the coding sequence GTGGCTGCGTCCCGCACCCTGCTCGTTCTGGCGCTTGCCTTTGCCGGCGCCGGCTGCCCGGCATTCCGCCTTCAGACGCCCGAGGCCCTGCGCCGCACGCCCCTCGTGCAGGCATTTGACCGCTGCAAAGACTCCGTGGTGAAGTTCACCGCCACCCGAGTCGAACACACCGAGAAGCCCGCGCCCGACGGCAAAGGCTCCACGCGCGTGCACACCACGCACACGCAGTGGGGCAGCGGGTGCATCCTGCATCCGGCCGGCTACGTGCTCACCAACAGCCACATGCTCCAGTTCCAGGGCCGCCGGGTCGCCCTCCTCTACGACGGCCGGACGTGTGGGGTCGAGCTGGTGGCCGATGATCCGCACAACGACCTCGCCGTGATGAAGCTCGCGAGCGACCGCCCGCTGAGGCCGATCACGCTCGGCGACAGCAGTCGCGCCCTGATCGGGGAGCCGGTCTTCACCATCGGCAACCCCTTCGGCATCAGCTTCACCGTTGCGGCGGGCATCATCAGCGGCCTGGAGCGGAGCACCAACACCGAGTACGCCGCATTGAACAATATGATCCAGACGGACGCCAGCATCAACCCCGGCACGTCGGGGGGCCCGCTGGTGAACCTCGCGGGCGAAATGATCGGCCTTTGCACGAGCAACAAGAAGGAGGCCGAGAACATCGGCTTCGCCATCTCCATCAACAAGGTGCGCGCCGCCTTCGCCGACCTGATTGCCGCTGAAGGGCGCTATGGCTTCGTGCTCGGCCTCGAGGTGGCGCACGACGGCGTGGCGCGGATCACCCACGTCGCTGCCGGCTCCCCCGCCGAGGCGGCGGGCCTGTGCGTGGGCGACGTTGTCACGGGCATCGGCGACGCCGCCATTGCGAACAATGTGGACTTCCATCTCGCCCTCGTCGGCCGTAAGGGGGGCGAGACCCTGCCGCTGACGATCCGGCGCCACGGCCGCCGACTACAAGTGGCCGTGACGCTGCGCGGGGTGCCGGCCCGGCCTGCTGACAGGGCGGAGGGCCTGGTCCCCGGCGTCGTCTGGCGCCAGTATGCCGGGTCGTGGAAGACGCTGCCCGAGTTCGCCAAGCTCACTCCCGCCGCAGTGGGCACGATGCCCGCTCTGGGCCTCGGCGGGTTCGCGGGCAAGGAGAACTTCGCGCTCGAACTCACGGGCTACGTGCAGGCGCCCGCCGACGGCGTCTATGCCTTCTACCTGCGCTCCGACGACGGCAGCCGCCTCTACATCGGCGAGCAGCTTGTGGTGGACCACGACGGCCTGCACGCGAGCAGCGAGAAGCGCGGCTTCGTGCGCCTCGCGGCCGGCAAGCACCCCCTCCGCGTGCAGTTCTTCCAGGGGACGGGTGATGCCGAGCTGAAGGTGAGCTACGAGGGCCCGGGCATCAGGAAGCAGGAGATTCCTGCGGCGGCGCTGTCACGCCCTGGGCCGTGA
- the hisA gene encoding 1-(5-phosphoribosyl)-5-[(5-phosphoribosylamino)methylideneamino]imidazole-4-carboxamide isomerase has protein sequence MPMVIPAVDIRGGRCVRLLQGRADRETVYFDHPADAARLWAEQGAELIHVVDLDGAFEGRPTNFDIISAIARELPVPIEVGGGIRTDAAVERYLEAGVQRVILGSRALREPEWLRAICQRFPGRIVAGVDARDGRVAIEGWAETSNVDAIAFAHKLDSMRLRALIFTDVATDGALRGPNLGALRRLLAAVATPVVASGGIASLDDVRAVAALGVEGMIIGKALFDGAFALREAIQAASEAE, from the coding sequence ATGCCGATGGTGATCCCCGCCGTGGACATTCGCGGCGGGCGCTGCGTGCGACTGCTCCAAGGTCGGGCAGACCGGGAGACTGTTTACTTCGACCACCCGGCCGATGCGGCGCGGCTGTGGGCCGAGCAGGGCGCCGAGCTGATCCACGTGGTTGACCTCGACGGCGCCTTCGAGGGGCGGCCCACGAACTTCGACATCATTTCGGCCATCGCACGGGAACTGCCCGTGCCCATCGAGGTCGGGGGCGGCATTCGCACGGATGCCGCCGTCGAACGCTACCTCGAGGCGGGTGTGCAGCGGGTGATCCTCGGCAGCCGGGCGCTCCGCGAGCCCGAGTGGCTCCGGGCCATCTGCCAGCGCTTCCCGGGCCGCATTGTGGCCGGGGTGGACGCGCGCGACGGGCGCGTGGCCATCGAGGGCTGGGCCGAGACATCGAACGTGGATGCCATTGCCTTCGCTCACAAGCTGGACAGCATGCGCCTCCGCGCCCTGATCTTCACCGATGTGGCGACCGATGGCGCCCTGCGCGGGCCCAACCTGGGCGCGCTGCGCCGCCTCCTGGCGGCGGTGGCCACGCCCGTCGTCGCCTCCGGCGGCATCGCCTCCCTCGACGACGTGCGGGCCGTGGCCGCCTTGGGCGTCGAGGGCATGATCATCGGGAAGGCGCTTTTCGACGGAGCGTTCGCGCTGCGCGAAGCAATCCAAGCGGCCAGCGAGGCCGAGTAA
- a CDS encoding alanine--glyoxylate aminotransferase family protein: MKDRLLTPGPAEVPPETLLELAKPVFHHRTKEFRAILMAVTQDLKDVFQTKNDVLIFASSGTGAMEASVVNLLAPGDKALCVRGGKFGERWSELCERFGARTINLDVEWGQAVRPEAIEAALRKDPDIAAVYVTLCETSTGVAADVEAIGKVVATSGACLVVDGISGVGAMPMKTDEWGVDMLVVGSQKALLLPPGLAFLSVSPKAWARIEKAPRRAYYFDLRAARKALAKEDTPYTPANTLIAALKKSLDLLKKEGLEAVWARHTRVAQATRAAVEAMGLKVYAARPASALTAVLLPDGVDAEAARSLLKKKYGVAVAGGQDQLKGKILRIGHLGYADTLDLLGAIVALEMVLAEMGVPVPLGAGVAAAQKALLAR; this comes from the coding sequence GTGAAAGACCGCCTGTTGACGCCCGGCCCCGCCGAGGTCCCGCCGGAGACGCTGCTGGAGCTGGCCAAGCCCGTCTTCCATCACCGCACCAAGGAGTTCCGCGCCATTCTGATGGCCGTGACGCAGGACCTCAAGGACGTGTTCCAGACGAAGAACGACGTCCTGATCTTCGCCTCCTCCGGCACCGGCGCCATGGAGGCGTCCGTGGTGAACCTGCTCGCGCCGGGCGACAAGGCCCTGTGCGTGCGCGGGGGCAAGTTCGGGGAGCGATGGAGCGAGCTGTGCGAGCGATTCGGCGCCCGAACGATCAACCTCGACGTCGAGTGGGGCCAAGCGGTGAGGCCAGAGGCTATCGAGGCTGCGCTGAGGAAGGACCCCGACATCGCCGCGGTGTACGTGACCCTGTGCGAGACGTCCACGGGCGTGGCTGCCGATGTCGAGGCGATCGGCAAGGTTGTGGCCACGTCGGGCGCGTGCCTGGTGGTGGATGGGATCTCGGGCGTGGGCGCCATGCCGATGAAGACCGACGAGTGGGGTGTCGATATGCTGGTGGTCGGCTCGCAGAAGGCCCTTCTGCTGCCGCCGGGCCTGGCGTTCCTGTCGGTGAGCCCGAAGGCCTGGGCCCGCATCGAGAAGGCCCCGCGCCGCGCCTACTACTTCGACCTCCGGGCGGCGCGCAAGGCGCTGGCCAAGGAAGACACGCCCTACACGCCCGCCAACACGCTGATCGCCGCCCTCAAGAAGTCGCTCGACCTCTTGAAGAAGGAGGGACTGGAGGCCGTCTGGGCCCGCCACACCCGTGTCGCCCAGGCCACGCGGGCGGCGGTGGAGGCCATGGGCCTCAAGGTCTACGCCGCCAGGCCGGCCTCCGCGCTCACCGCGGTGTTGCTGCCCGACGGCGTGGACGCCGAGGCCGCGCGCAGCCTGCTGAAGAAGAAGTACGGCGTCGCCGTGGCCGGCGGCCAGGACCAGCTCAAGGGCAAGATTCTGCGGATCGGCCACCTGGGCTATGCCGACACGCTCGACCTCCTCGGCGCCATTGTCGCCCTCGAGATGGTGCTGGCGGAAATGGGCGTGCCGGTGCCGCTGGGAGCCGGAGTGGCCGCCGCGCAGAAGGCGCTTCTCGCCAGGTAG